In Oncorhynchus nerka isolate Pitt River unplaced genomic scaffold, Oner_Uvic_2.0 unplaced_scaffold_2669, whole genome shotgun sequence, a genomic segment contains:
- the LOC135567046 gene encoding uncharacterized protein LOC135567046, protein MSCTGVTLHPPEQTPAVTLHPPEQTPAVTLHPPEQTPAVTLHPPEQTPAVTLHPPEQTPSVTLHPPEQTPAVTLHPPEQTPAVTLHPPEQTPAVTLHPLEQTPAVTLHPPEQTPAVTLHPPEQTPAVTLHPPEQTPAVTLHPPEQTPAVTLHPPEQTPVLTLHPPEQTPAITLHPPEQTPAVTLHPPEQTPAVTLHPPEQTPAVTLHPPEQTPAVTLHPPEQTPAVTLHPPEQTPAVADPLHPPEQTPAVTLHPPEQTPAVTLHPPEQTPAVTLHPPEQTPAVTLHPPEQTPAVTLHPPEQTPAVTLHPPEQTPAVTLHPPEQTPAVTLHPPEQTPAVTLHPPEQTPAVTLHPPEQTPAVTLHPPEQTPAVTLHPPEQTPAVTLHPPEQTPAVTLHPPEQTPAVTLHPPEQTPAVTLHPPEQTPAVTLHPPEQTPAVTLHPPEQTPAIPAVTLHPPEQTPAESKIILIKKGYDLRSP, encoded by the exons ATGTcatgcacaggag taacgttacatcctcctgaacagaccccagctgtaacgttacatcctcctgaacagaccccagctgtaacgttacatcctcctgaacagaccccagctgtaacgttacatcctcctgaacagaccccagctgtaacgttacaccCCCCTGAACAGACCCCAtctgtaacgttacatcctcctgaacagaccccagctgtaacattacatcctcctgaacagaccccagctgtaacattacatcctcctgaacagaccccagctgtaacgttacatcctcttgaacagaccccagctgtaacgttacatccacctgaacagaccccagctgtaacgttacatcctcctgaacagaccccagctgtaacgttacatcctcctgaacagaccccagctgtaacgttacacccacctgaacagaccccagctgtaacgttacatcctcctgaacagaccccagttTTAACGTTACACccacctgaacagaccccagctataacgttacatcctcctgaacagaccccagctgtaacgttacatcctcctgaacagaccccagctgtaacgttacatcctcctgaacagaccccagctgtaacgttacatcctcctgaacagaccccagctgtaacgttacatcctcctgaacagaccccagctgtaacgttacatcctcctgaacagaccccagctgtagcaGACCccttacatcctcctgaacagaccccagctgtaacgttacacccacctgaacagaccccagctgtaacgttacatcctcctgaacagaccccagctgtaacgttacatccacctgaacagaccccagctgtaacgttacatcctcctgaacagaccccagctgtaacgttacacccccctgaacagaccccagctgtaacgttacacccacctgaacagaccccagctgtaacgttacatcctcctgaacagaccccagctgtaacgttacatcctcctgaacagaccccagctgtaacgttacatccacctgaacagaccccagctgtaacgttacatcctcctgaacagaccccagctgtaacgttacatcctcctgaacagaccccagctgtaacgttacatcctcctgaacagaccccagctgtaacgttacatcctcctgaacagaccccagctgtaacgttacatcctcctgaacagaccccagctgtaacgttacatccacctgaacagaccccagctgtaacgttacatcctcctgaacagaccccagctgtaacgttacatcctcctgaacagaccccag